A window of Argopecten irradians isolate NY chromosome 1, Ai_NY, whole genome shotgun sequence contains these coding sequences:
- the LOC138319192 gene encoding ubiA prenyltransferase domain-containing protein 1 homolog, with the protein MASVPNGVDKPPPRNKKEPHFLSKDAIWRQFQQYVVALRPWSFTASFTPVALGSTLAYKTSAEFSLSVFIVTCLTALSVHAAGNLVNTYFDFVRGIDKKVNSDDRTLVDMILTPDDVARLGGVFYIFGCVGFFILTLISPARMEHLALIYFGGLSSSFLYTGGLGLKYIALGDILIMLTFGPLTVIFSYLSQTGSLSLVPMLYAFPLALNTEAILHCNNTRDMVSDKKAGIVTLAILLGKTGSYLLYVVLVFAPYTIFCLMGIHCSKWMFLPVLTIFMAFSEDRKFRQGIYNPKNTAKLNLFLGLLYILGCLLSDRLAFRTLL; encoded by the coding sequence ATGGCGTCTGTGCCGAACGGCGTCGATAAACCGCCACCACGGAATAAAAAAGAACCCCATTTCCTCAGCAAAGACGCCATATGGAGACAATTTCAGCAATATGTGGTCGCATTGAGGCCCTGGTCTTTCACGGCTTCATTCACACCAGTGGCACTTGGCAGTACACTGGCTTACAAAACATCAGCCGAGTTTAGTTTGTCGGTGTTTATAGTCACATGTTTGACAGCGTTGTCAGTTCATGCTGCAGGGAACCTTGTTAACACTTATTTCGATTTTGTCAGAGGGATTGACAAAAAAGTCAATAGTGATGATAGAACTCTGGTTGATATGATCCTGACTCCAGATGATGTAGCAAGGTTAGGTGGTGTGTTCTATATATTTGGATGTGTGGGGTTCTTTATATTGACACTGATCTCCCCTGCAAGAATGGAGCACTTAGCACTGATATACTTCGGAGGTCTGTCAAGCAGTTTCCTTTATACAGGAGGACTAGGTCTTAAATATATAGCCCTTGGTGACATCTTGATCATGTTGACATTTGGACCACTGACAGTGATATTCTCCTACTTGTCACAAACAGGATCTCTTTCACTAGTTCCCATGTTATATGCATTTCCACTTGCATTGAACACAGAAGCCATCTTGCACTGTAATAATACACGTGACATGGTATCGGACAAAAAAGCTGGCATTGTAACACTTGCCATTTTACTAGGAAAGACGGGCTCATATCTCTTATATGTTGTATTGGTGTTTGCACCCTATACAATATTTTGTCTGATGGGAATTCATTGTTCAAAGTGGATGTTTCTTCCAGTGCTGACTATATTTATGGCTTTCAGTGAAGACAGGAAGTTTCGTCAAGGGATCTACAATCCCAAAAACACTGCCAAACTGAACTTATTCCTTGGCTTATTGTATATCTTAGGGTGTCTACTATCTGATAGGCTTGCATTTAGAACATTGCTATAA